A stretch of the Bacillus licheniformis DSM 13 = ATCC 14580 genome encodes the following:
- a CDS encoding stage V sporulation protein D → MRVSNVTVRKRLIFVLLFGVIIFLIIDTRLGYVQFVLGDKLTTLAKDSWSRNLPFEPERGEILDRNGVKLATNQSAPSVLVVPKQVENPIKTSRLLASVLNMSEEKAYKHVTKKTSIERINPEGRKISHEKAKEVRDLNLKGVYIAEDSIRHYPFGSYLSHVLGFAGIDNQGLLGLEAFYDKELKGEKGYVKFYSDAKGKRMPGEADDYTPPKDGLDMKLTIDSKVQTIMEREFDIAEAKYNPDGMVGVAMNPKNGEILAMVSRPDFDPANYQSIDPKVYNRNLPVWSTYEPGSTFKIITLAAALEENKVNLQKDQFYDKGSVEVDGARLKCWKRGGHGAQSFLEVVQNSCNPGFVELGQRLGKEKLFTYIKSFGFGQKTGIDLQGEGTGILFPLDRVGPVEQATTAFGQGVSVTPIQQVTAVSAAVNGGTLYTPYIAKEWIDPVTKQTVKKQTPIAKRKVISEETSKQIRYALESVVAQGTGRNAFVDGYRVGGKTGTAQKVKDGKYLKNNHIVSFIGTAPSDDPSIVVYVAVDNPKGTIQFGGTVAAPIVGNIMRDSLPQLGVKKRKDQIEREYQWLDKKLIEVPNLIGLSVTELEPLLINLRLKASGEGDVVVQQSPKPGEKVKEGSTIRIYLDSDDGASD, encoded by the coding sequence TTGCGCGTTTCCAATGTAACGGTCAGAAAACGTTTAATATTCGTTCTGCTTTTTGGTGTGATCATCTTTTTGATTATTGATACAAGGCTCGGATACGTTCAGTTCGTTCTCGGGGATAAACTGACGACTTTAGCAAAAGATTCTTGGAGCCGGAACCTTCCTTTTGAGCCGGAAAGGGGCGAAATATTGGACAGGAACGGCGTCAAGCTGGCAACAAACCAAAGCGCGCCATCGGTTTTGGTTGTTCCGAAGCAAGTTGAAAATCCGATCAAAACGAGCAGACTGCTGGCCAGCGTTTTGAATATGTCGGAAGAAAAAGCGTATAAACATGTCACGAAAAAAACGTCGATTGAAAGGATCAATCCCGAGGGCCGGAAGATTTCCCACGAGAAAGCAAAAGAAGTCAGAGATCTCAATTTGAAAGGCGTATACATCGCAGAAGACTCGATCCGCCATTATCCGTTCGGCAGCTATCTGTCCCATGTGCTCGGATTTGCGGGCATTGACAACCAGGGTCTGCTCGGCCTTGAAGCCTTTTATGACAAAGAGCTGAAGGGCGAAAAGGGCTATGTGAAATTTTATTCCGATGCAAAAGGCAAGAGAATGCCTGGGGAGGCGGATGACTATACCCCGCCGAAAGACGGGCTTGATATGAAGCTGACGATCGATTCAAAGGTGCAGACGATCATGGAGCGGGAATTTGATATCGCAGAAGCGAAGTATAATCCGGACGGTATGGTCGGTGTTGCGATGAATCCGAAAAACGGGGAGATATTGGCGATGGTCAGCCGGCCGGACTTTGATCCCGCAAACTACCAATCAATCGATCCCAAAGTCTATAACCGGAACCTGCCTGTATGGAGCACATATGAGCCGGGTTCTACTTTTAAAATCATCACGCTTGCCGCAGCTTTGGAGGAAAACAAAGTCAACCTCCAAAAAGATCAATTCTATGATAAAGGTTCCGTTGAAGTGGACGGCGCGAGGCTGAAGTGCTGGAAGCGCGGCGGACACGGCGCACAATCGTTTCTTGAAGTCGTCCAAAATTCGTGCAACCCGGGATTTGTTGAGCTTGGTCAGCGGCTCGGCAAAGAAAAACTGTTCACCTACATTAAAAGTTTCGGCTTCGGACAAAAAACCGGGATCGATCTGCAAGGCGAAGGAACAGGCATCCTATTCCCTCTTGACCGCGTCGGCCCCGTAGAGCAGGCGACAACAGCTTTCGGGCAGGGGGTATCGGTGACGCCGATCCAGCAGGTCACGGCCGTTTCTGCGGCTGTTAACGGCGGAACGCTGTATACGCCGTATATTGCCAAAGAGTGGATTGATCCCGTGACAAAACAAACAGTGAAAAAACAGACGCCGATCGCCAAAAGAAAAGTGATTTCTGAAGAGACATCCAAACAGATCCGCTACGCGCTGGAGAGCGTTGTCGCCCAGGGGACGGGGCGGAACGCTTTTGTCGACGGCTACCGGGTCGGCGGCAAAACCGGTACGGCGCAAAAAGTAAAAGACGGGAAATATTTGAAAAACAACCACATCGTCTCATTTATCGGAACGGCTCCTTCAGATGATCCGAGCATTGTCGTCTACGTCGCCGTCGACAACCCGAAAGGAACGATTCAATTCGGGGGTACGGTTGCAGCGCCGATCGTCGGAAACATCATGAGAGACAGTCTTCCGCAGCTCGGCGTTAAGAAGCGGAAAGATCAGATCGAACGCGAATATCAATGGCTGGACAAAAAGCTGATCGAGGTCCCGAACCTTATAGGGCTTTCCGTGACAGAGCTTGAACCATTGCTGATCAACCTCAGGCTGAAGGCTTCCGGAGAAGGCGATGTCGTCGTTCAGCAGTCCCCTAAGCCGGGCGAAAAAGTAAAAGAAGGATCGACGATTCGCATTTATCTTGACAGCGATGACGGAGCCTCTGATTAA
- the mraY gene encoding phospho-N-acetylmuramoyl-pentapeptide-transferase has translation MLEQVILFTIIMGFLISVLLSPIFIPFLRRLKFGQSIREEGPKSHQKKSGTPTMGGVMIILSIIATTIVMTMKFSEVSMNMILLLFVTVGYGLLGFLDDYIKVVMKRNLGLTSKQKLIGQIVIALVFYAVYHFQGMPTDIRIPGTELSFDFGWIYPVLVIFMLVGGSNAVNLTDGLDGLLSGTAAIAFGAFAILAWNQSQYDVAIFAVAVVGAVLGFLVFNAHPAKVFMGDTGSLALGGAIVTIAILTKLEILLVIIGGVFVIETLSVILQVISFKTTGKRIFKMSPLHHHYELVGWSEWRVVVTFWTAGLLLAVLGIYIEVWL, from the coding sequence ATGCTCGAACAAGTAATTTTATTTACCATTATCATGGGCTTTTTAATCAGCGTTCTTTTATCTCCGATTTTCATTCCGTTTTTAAGAAGGCTGAAATTCGGGCAGAGCATCCGTGAGGAAGGTCCGAAATCCCATCAGAAAAAATCGGGAACGCCGACGATGGGCGGCGTCATGATCATATTGTCGATTATCGCGACGACCATTGTTATGACGATGAAATTTTCCGAAGTCAGCATGAACATGATCCTCCTCTTGTTTGTTACGGTTGGATACGGTCTGCTCGGCTTTCTGGATGATTATATTAAAGTCGTGATGAAGCGCAACCTTGGACTCACATCCAAACAAAAACTGATCGGTCAGATCGTGATTGCTCTCGTATTCTATGCCGTCTACCACTTCCAAGGAATGCCGACTGACATCCGCATTCCGGGAACAGAGCTGTCGTTTGACTTCGGCTGGATTTATCCAGTGCTCGTCATCTTTATGCTTGTCGGCGGTTCAAATGCCGTCAACCTGACTGACGGGCTTGACGGTCTGTTGTCGGGTACAGCTGCCATCGCGTTCGGTGCGTTTGCGATTTTGGCGTGGAACCAGTCGCAATACGATGTCGCAATTTTCGCGGTTGCCGTTGTCGGAGCGGTGTTAGGATTTCTTGTGTTTAACGCGCACCCCGCGAAAGTCTTTATGGGAGATACAGGGTCGCTTGCCCTCGGCGGCGCGATTGTGACGATCGCGATTTTAACGAAACTGGAAATCCTGCTTGTTATCATCGGCGGTGTATTCGTCATTGAAACGCTGTCCGTCATTTTGCAGGTCATTTCATTTAAAACGACCGGCAAACGAATTTTCAAAATGAGCCCTCTTCACCATCACTACGAGCTTGTCGGATGGTCTGAGTGGAGAGTTGTCGTCACTTTTTGGACAGCGGGGCTTCTGCTTGCCGTCTTAGGAATTTACATCGAGGTGTGGTTATAA
- a CDS encoding penicillin-binding protein translates to MPKKNKFMNRGAAILSICFALFFFVIVGRFAFIQATGKVNGEVLAQKANEQYEKKRTIEAHRGSILDRNGKVLAEDATTYKLVAIMSEKMKPQYVKDKQLTAEKLAPILGMDEGKVLDILNKKGAFQVEFGSAGRDLTYAQKEKIEKLKLPGIVFTRDTKRYYPNGIFASNLIGYSQINEKTGEMQGMMGLEKTLNDYLKETDGYMTYDTDRTGWRLPNSNEKIKAPNNGDNVYLTIDQKIQAFLEDSMTTVQKEYKPKKIMAAVVDPKTGKVLAMGQRPSFNPNVRDVTNYYNDLVSYSFEPGSTMKIFTLAAAIQEGVYNGGEQYKSGSYSVSKKDKPIKDHNGGNGWGPITFNEGVERSSNVAFAILANDKLGTDRFNQYLRKFHFYDKTGIDLPGEANSKINFEYLRDKVSTAFGQSSAVTPIQQLQAATAIANNGKMMKPYVIDHVVDSDKNKTIYQNKPEQVGQPISAKTAKEVRELLGKVVTSEKGTGQPYKIEGFDVAGKTGTAQIAGEDGRYLTGRENYVFSFMGMAPKDDPQLLVYVAVQQPQLKATETGSAPVSKIFNPVMKNSLHYLNITPKETEKEEKQEEKQLKMPDFSGKRAESAAKEAQGSSLVPVTIGDGLAVKEQYPKAGEAVLPNQRVFLKTDGKITLPDMTGWSKRDALRFGAMAGIHIETSGQGYVKSQNVKAGKELKANSVVKVRLKNE, encoded by the coding sequence ATGCCGAAAAAAAATAAATTCATGAACAGAGGAGCGGCAATACTCAGCATTTGTTTTGCCCTCTTTTTCTTTGTCATCGTAGGACGGTTTGCGTTTATTCAAGCGACGGGAAAAGTGAACGGCGAAGTGCTTGCGCAGAAGGCGAACGAACAGTATGAGAAAAAGCGGACGATCGAAGCCCACCGAGGATCGATCCTTGACCGGAACGGAAAAGTGCTTGCCGAAGATGCTACGACATATAAGCTTGTCGCGATTATGAGCGAAAAGATGAAGCCTCAATACGTTAAGGACAAGCAGCTGACAGCTGAGAAGCTCGCGCCGATCCTCGGCATGGATGAGGGGAAAGTGCTCGATATTCTAAATAAAAAAGGAGCGTTTCAGGTCGAATTCGGATCGGCGGGACGGGATTTGACATACGCCCAAAAAGAGAAAATCGAAAAGCTGAAGCTGCCGGGCATCGTGTTCACCCGCGATACGAAGCGCTACTATCCAAACGGAATCTTCGCCTCCAACCTCATCGGCTATTCGCAGATCAACGAAAAAACGGGTGAAATGCAAGGCATGATGGGCCTTGAAAAAACGCTGAACGATTATTTGAAAGAAACGGACGGATACATGACGTACGATACCGACAGAACGGGCTGGCGCCTGCCGAACAGCAATGAAAAGATTAAAGCGCCAAACAACGGAGACAACGTGTATTTGACGATCGATCAAAAAATCCAGGCGTTTTTGGAAGACAGCATGACGACCGTTCAAAAAGAGTACAAGCCGAAAAAGATTATGGCGGCGGTTGTTGATCCGAAAACGGGCAAAGTGCTTGCGATGGGGCAAAGGCCGAGCTTCAACCCGAACGTGCGCGATGTCACGAACTATTACAACGACCTTGTCTCCTACAGCTTTGAGCCGGGCTCGACGATGAAGATTTTCACATTGGCGGCGGCCATCCAAGAAGGCGTATATAATGGAGGAGAACAATACAAGTCTGGATCATATTCGGTTTCTAAAAAAGATAAGCCGATCAAAGACCATAACGGTGGAAACGGCTGGGGCCCGATCACTTTTAATGAAGGTGTTGAACGCTCCTCAAACGTCGCGTTTGCGATCCTTGCCAACGATAAACTCGGCACGGACCGGTTCAATCAATATTTGCGGAAATTCCATTTTTACGACAAAACGGGGATTGACCTGCCTGGGGAAGCGAACAGCAAAATCAACTTTGAATATTTGCGGGATAAAGTGTCGACGGCTTTTGGACAGAGCTCTGCTGTCACGCCGATCCAGCAGCTTCAGGCCGCGACGGCGATCGCCAATAACGGAAAAATGATGAAGCCTTATGTGATCGATCATGTCGTTGATTCTGACAAAAACAAAACGATTTATCAAAATAAACCGGAACAAGTCGGCCAGCCGATCTCTGCCAAAACGGCAAAAGAAGTGCGCGAGCTGTTGGGAAAAGTCGTCACATCTGAAAAAGGAACGGGGCAGCCGTACAAGATCGAAGGATTTGATGTCGCCGGAAAAACCGGTACGGCGCAAATTGCCGGAGAAGACGGCAGATATTTGACCGGCCGCGAAAACTACGTGTTCTCCTTCATGGGCATGGCCCCGAAGGACGATCCGCAGCTTCTCGTTTATGTGGCCGTGCAGCAGCCGCAATTAAAAGCTACGGAAACAGGCTCTGCTCCGGTGTCAAAAATTTTCAATCCGGTGATGAAAAACAGTCTTCACTACTTAAATATCACACCGAAAGAGACTGAAAAAGAAGAAAAGCAGGAAGAAAAACAGCTGAAAATGCCTGATTTCTCCGGCAAACGAGCCGAATCCGCCGCAAAAGAGGCGCAAGGCAGCAGCCTTGTTCCCGTTACGATCGGCGATGGCTTGGCTGTGAAAGAACAGTACCCGAAAGCGGGCGAAGCCGTCCTGCCGAACCAACGGGTCTTCCTGAAAACCGACGGGAAAATCACACTCCCAGATATGACAGGCTGGTCAAAACGGGACGCCCTCCGCTTCGGCGCCATGGCAGGCATTCATATCGAAACGAGCGGCCAGGGCTATGTGAAGAGTCAAAATGTAAAAGCAGGCAAAGAATTAAAAGCAAATTCAGTCGTGAAAGTCAGATTGAAAAACGAATAG
- the ftsL gene encoding cell division protein FtsL gives MSNLAYKVEKQQRQTDSAEQSVIIRRRASITLGEKVLIVLFALAVLSASLFMISKAFAAYQTNIEIQKLEKKVETESSRVDDLEKEADMLKEPDRIMDIARKKGLKLGDKKVKDIQE, from the coding sequence ATGAGCAATTTGGCTTATAAAGTAGAAAAACAGCAAAGACAGACAGACAGTGCAGAACAATCCGTTATCATCCGGAGAAGAGCATCGATTACGCTGGGGGAAAAGGTATTGATTGTGCTTTTCGCCCTGGCTGTGCTCAGCGCTTCACTTTTTATGATTTCAAAGGCTTTTGCCGCGTATCAGACCAATATTGAAATTCAAAAGCTCGAAAAGAAGGTTGAAACGGAAAGCAGCAGAGTTGATGACCTCGAAAAAGAAGCCGATATGCTGAAAGAGCCGGACCGTATCATGGACATCGCCCGGAAAAAAGGCCTTAAATTGGGTGATAAAAAAGTGAAAGACATACAGGAATGA
- a CDS encoding UDP-N-acetylmuramoyl-L-alanyl-D-glutamate--2,6-diaminopimelate ligase: MKLTKLLTYLKNVPSYAGQEDPDITSIEMDSREVKTGSLFVCIKGYTVDGHDYARQAAEKGAAAIVAEREVDADVPVIIIRHTKRALAVLSDAFYGQPTKQLRLIGITGTNGKTSTSHMVEEIFRKAGSRTGLIGTMYTKIHDETFEAKNTTPESVTLQKTFRKMVDQGVDTAVMEVSSHALHMGRVHGCDYDIAAFTNLTQDHLDYHETMEEYKHAKSLLFSQLGGSFNHETPKWAVLNADDPASAYFAQVTSAHLLTYGIQNDADVMAENIKMAPKGTTFDLVTPKGSAQVTIPLVGLFNVYNVLTAAAIAIAADIPFATITEGIEGLKGVRGRFELVDAGQDFPVIVDYAHTPDSLENVLNTCRGLTEGKLFVVVGCGGDRDKTKRPKMAKIAVDLADEPVFTADNPRSENPLAILNDMEEGVKGAYYHSIVNREQAIFFAIANAKKGDVVLIAGKGHETYQQIGGQTFDFDDAEVAKRAILELK, translated from the coding sequence ATGAAATTGACAAAGCTTCTTACATATTTAAAAAATGTACCTTCCTATGCCGGCCAAGAAGACCCTGATATAACTTCAATTGAGATGGACTCCAGGGAAGTCAAGACAGGGAGTCTTTTTGTTTGTATAAAAGGCTATACAGTCGACGGGCATGACTACGCCCGCCAAGCCGCTGAAAAAGGGGCCGCCGCCATTGTGGCGGAAAGGGAAGTGGACGCCGATGTGCCGGTGATTATCATCCGTCATACGAAGAGAGCGCTTGCCGTGCTGTCGGACGCTTTTTACGGCCAGCCGACAAAGCAGCTGAGGCTGATCGGAATTACAGGCACGAACGGCAAGACATCGACTTCTCACATGGTGGAGGAGATCTTTAGAAAAGCCGGGAGCCGTACAGGACTGATCGGCACGATGTACACGAAAATCCACGACGAAACGTTCGAGGCGAAAAATACGACGCCGGAAAGCGTCACACTTCAAAAAACGTTTAGAAAAATGGTTGATCAGGGTGTGGATACAGCCGTCATGGAAGTATCTTCACACGCTCTCCACATGGGCCGGGTGCACGGGTGTGATTACGATATCGCCGCATTTACAAACCTGACCCAGGACCACCTCGACTACCACGAGACAATGGAAGAATATAAACATGCGAAAAGTCTGCTTTTCTCGCAGCTCGGCGGATCCTTTAACCACGAAACACCGAAGTGGGCCGTGCTGAATGCGGATGACCCTGCTTCAGCCTATTTCGCCCAAGTGACGTCAGCACATCTTTTGACATACGGAATTCAAAACGATGCCGATGTCATGGCTGAAAATATCAAAATGGCTCCGAAAGGGACAACCTTTGACCTGGTGACGCCAAAAGGTTCTGCACAAGTGACGATTCCGCTTGTCGGCCTGTTTAACGTCTACAATGTTTTAACGGCTGCCGCGATCGCGATTGCAGCGGATATCCCGTTTGCCACGATTACAGAAGGAATTGAAGGGCTGAAAGGGGTCAGAGGAAGATTTGAGCTTGTGGACGCAGGCCAGGACTTCCCGGTGATCGTCGATTATGCCCATACCCCTGACAGCCTCGAAAATGTCTTGAATACGTGCAGAGGCTTAACGGAAGGAAAGCTGTTTGTCGTCGTCGGCTGCGGTGGAGACCGCGATAAGACGAAGCGTCCGAAAATGGCGAAGATCGCCGTTGACCTTGCTGATGAACCCGTCTTTACAGCCGATAACCCGAGAAGCGAAAACCCGCTCGCCATTTTAAACGATATGGAGGAAGGCGTAAAAGGAGCTTACTATCACAGCATCGTCAACCGCGAGCAAGCGATCTTTTTTGCAATTGCAAACGCCAAAAAAGGCGATGTCGTCCTGATTGCAGGCAAAGGCCATGAAACTTACCAGCAGATCGGCGGTCAAACCTTTGATTTTGATGACGCTGAGGTGGCCAAAAGAGCCATTCTTGAGCTGAAATAA
- the spoVE gene encoding stage V sporulation protein E — MQTKKTSPDFLLVIITLLLLTIGLIMVYSASAVWATYKYDDSFFFAKRQLLFAGIGVIAMFFIMNVDYWTWRTYAKILIIVCFFLLIIVLVPGIGMERNGSRSWIGVGAFSIQPSEFMKLAMIAFLAKFLSEKQKNITSFRKGFVPALGIVFSAFLIIMMQPDLGTGTVMVGTCIIMIFVAGARISHFVFLGLIGLSGFVGLVLSAPYRIKRITSYLNPWEDPLGSGFQIIQSLYAVGPGGLFGLGLGQSRQKFFYLPEPQTDFIFAILSEELGFIGGSLILLLFSVLLWRGIRIALGAPDLYGSFVAVGVISMIAIQVMINIGVVTGLIPVTGITLPFLSYGGSSLTLMLMAVGVLLNVSRYSRY; from the coding sequence TTGCAAACAAAAAAAACGTCACCGGATTTTTTGCTGGTTATCATTACGCTATTGCTTTTAACAATCGGACTGATTATGGTATACAGCGCCAGTGCAGTATGGGCGACTTACAAATACGACGACTCCTTTTTCTTTGCGAAACGGCAGCTTTTGTTTGCCGGCATCGGGGTCATCGCCATGTTTTTCATCATGAACGTCGACTACTGGACGTGGAGGACTTATGCGAAAATACTGATCATTGTATGTTTCTTTCTGCTCATCATCGTCCTGGTTCCCGGGATCGGCATGGAACGGAACGGGTCGAGGAGCTGGATCGGAGTCGGCGCTTTCAGCATTCAGCCGTCCGAGTTTATGAAACTCGCGATGATCGCATTTTTGGCCAAGTTTTTATCTGAAAAGCAAAAGAATATTACGTCGTTTAGAAAAGGCTTTGTGCCGGCGCTGGGCATTGTCTTTTCAGCTTTTCTGATCATCATGATGCAGCCTGACCTCGGAACAGGAACCGTGATGGTCGGCACATGCATCATTATGATCTTTGTCGCGGGGGCGAGAATTTCGCACTTCGTTTTTCTCGGCCTGATCGGACTGAGCGGTTTTGTCGGCCTTGTGCTGTCGGCGCCGTACCGGATCAAAAGGATCACTTCATACTTGAACCCTTGGGAGGACCCTTTAGGAAGCGGCTTTCAAATCATTCAGTCTCTTTATGCGGTGGGGCCCGGCGGGCTGTTCGGCCTCGGCCTCGGCCAGAGCAGGCAAAAGTTTTTCTATCTGCCTGAGCCGCAGACAGATTTTATTTTTGCGATTTTATCAGAGGAGCTCGGCTTTATCGGCGGATCGCTGATTCTTTTGCTCTTCAGCGTTCTATTATGGAGAGGCATCAGAATCGCGCTCGGTGCGCCCGATTTATACGGCAGTTTTGTCGCCGTCGGCGTCATTTCGATGATAGCGATTCAGGTTATGATCAATATCGGAGTCGTGACTGGTTTGATTCCTGTTACAGGCATTACGCTTCCGTTTTTAAGCTATGGCGGTTCATCACTGACCTTGATGCTCATGGCGGTCGGCGTGCTGCTGAATGTCAGCAGGTATTCTAGATACTAG
- the murD gene encoding UDP-N-acetylmuramoyl-L-alanine--D-glutamate ligase produces MDTQDLLQNQNVLVLGLAKSGYAAASILHEKGVKVVVNDQLPFEENEPARILAEKGVEVVCGSHPTELFDLHSIDILIKNPGIRYENVMVEEALKRGIPVWTEVELAYHLTDAPFIGITGSNGKTTTTTLVYEMLKADSKKALVAGNIGTAASEVANQASGDEWIVTELSSFQLMGTYQFRPKIGLLLNVFDAHLDYHHSRKNYELAKQQVYRNQSETDVAVVNLDDETVVRLAECSKAEKVYFSVRRTLERGACVKDGAIMFNGEPVMPLEDVVLPGEHNLENILAALCIVKTAGVSDAAVRKVLTSFTGVKHRMQYVATIKNRLFYNDSKATNILATKKALSAFQKPVILLAGGLDRGNEFDELKPHMSFVKAVITFGETAPKFEKLAEEMGIQQVKRVDNVEQAATAAFSLSDEGDVILLSPACASWDQYKTFEERGDMFVNAVHMLK; encoded by the coding sequence GTGGATACTCAAGATTTATTGCAAAATCAAAATGTGCTCGTACTGGGGCTGGCGAAAAGCGGATATGCTGCCGCTTCGATCCTTCATGAGAAAGGCGTAAAGGTTGTCGTGAATGACCAGCTGCCTTTTGAGGAAAATGAACCTGCGCGGATTCTCGCGGAAAAAGGGGTGGAAGTCGTCTGCGGCTCTCATCCGACGGAACTGTTTGATCTTCATTCGATCGACATTCTGATTAAAAATCCGGGCATCCGCTATGAAAACGTGATGGTCGAAGAAGCGCTGAAGCGGGGTATCCCGGTCTGGACGGAGGTTGAACTCGCCTATCATCTGACAGATGCTCCGTTCATCGGCATTACCGGTTCAAACGGAAAGACGACAACGACAACGCTTGTTTATGAAATGCTGAAGGCCGATTCGAAAAAAGCGCTCGTTGCTGGGAATATCGGTACGGCGGCAAGCGAAGTGGCCAATCAGGCCAGCGGAGACGAATGGATCGTGACAGAGCTGTCGAGTTTTCAGCTCATGGGGACTTATCAATTCAGACCGAAGATTGGATTATTATTAAACGTATTTGATGCCCATCTCGATTATCACCATTCGCGCAAAAATTATGAGCTTGCCAAACAGCAGGTCTATCGAAATCAATCGGAAACAGACGTTGCCGTTGTCAATTTGGACGATGAGACAGTCGTCCGGCTCGCGGAGTGTTCAAAAGCGGAGAAGGTGTATTTTTCGGTCCGCCGGACACTTGAGCGCGGAGCGTGCGTGAAAGACGGCGCAATCATGTTTAACGGCGAACCGGTCATGCCGCTGGAAGACGTCGTTTTGCCGGGAGAGCACAATTTGGAGAACATTTTGGCCGCCCTTTGCATCGTTAAAACAGCAGGCGTTTCCGACGCGGCCGTCCGTAAGGTGCTGACGAGCTTTACAGGTGTTAAGCACAGGATGCAATACGTCGCGACGATCAAAAACAGACTGTTTTACAATGACAGCAAAGCGACAAACATTCTTGCGACGAAAAAAGCGCTGTCCGCCTTTCAAAAGCCGGTCATTTTGCTGGCAGGGGGGCTTGACCGCGGAAATGAATTTGATGAACTAAAGCCGCATATGTCTTTTGTAAAAGCGGTGATCACTTTCGGCGAGACCGCGCCGAAGTTTGAGAAGCTGGCCGAAGAAATGGGAATACAACAGGTTAAACGTGTCGATAATGTTGAACAAGCAGCAACTGCGGCGTTCAGCCTGTCAGACGAAGGAGATGTCATTCTTCTGTCCCCGGCCTGCGCAAGCTGGGATCAGTACAAAACATTTGAAGAACGTGGTGACATGTTTGTAAACGCCGTGCATATGCTTAAATAA